The following coding sequences are from one Rhipicephalus microplus isolate Deutch F79 chromosome 3, USDA_Rmic, whole genome shotgun sequence window:
- the LOC119171113 gene encoding uncharacterized protein LOC119171113, with product MIVNARILCLSAVMVSMAVQVTAVPLGVASPGLALPKCPEATNYGFLIFARLRNPCKYLCQGYPIRFEAEDNGTPCSTKKVFNGECLNGKCIAVLPPPPPPPAPAPAPEPAPAPEPAPEPAPAPAPEPAPASAPKSAPEEQAPAAAPEEVAPAAAPEKAAPAEESAPAPPEEQPAAEPAAPVEDAAQEPKTGAPEEAAEEPNAEQPAQEADAEQPDAAQPAAQETVAEESAAPEPAAEEEATEEAAAEEPTEEEQATEEANEEPEQETDAEVVEEAAAEAAEEAAEDASEQDAQQPAEDTPAAEQPSEATDEAEEAPAEPSADDAAVEGSEADAGEAEA from the exons ATGATCGTGAACGCAAGAATCCTGTGTCTCAGCGCCGTCATGGTCTCCATGGCGGTGCAAGTTACTG CCGTTCCTTTGGGCGTGGCATCGCCAGGCTTGGCTCTTCCCAAATGCCCAGAGGCTACCAACTACGGCTTT CTTATCTTCGCACGGCTAAGGAACCCATGCAAATATTTGTGCCAAGGATATCCCATTCGCTTTGAAGCTGAAGACAACGGAACACCATGCTCA ACCAAAAAGGTGTTCAATGGCGAATGCTTGAACGGCAAGTGCATTGCCGTgctgccaccacccccaccaccacCCGCCCCTGCACCCGCACCTGAGCCCGCACCTGCTCCAGAACCTGCACCTGAACCAGCTCCAGCTCCCGCGCCAGAGCCGGCACCTGCTTCTGCACCGAAGTCTGCACCAGAAGAACAAGCACCTGCCGCTGCCCCTGAAGAAGTTGCACCTGCTGCTGCCCCTGAAAAAGCTGCACCAGCTGAAGAATCTGCCCCTGCACCTCCCGAAGAGCAGCCTGCCGCCGAACCCGCGGCACCTGTCGAAGATGCCGCACAAGAACCTAAGACGGGAGCACCTGAAGAAGCTGCTGAAGAGCCCAACGCCGAGCAGCCTGCTCAAGAGGCCGACGCTGAACAGCCTGATGCCGCGCAACCCGCTGCTCAAGAGACTGTCGCCGAAGAGTCTGCTGCTCCGGAACCCGCCGCTGAAGAGGAAGCCACTGAAGAAGCCGCTGCAGAAGAGCCCACAGAAGAGGAGCAAGCCACAGAGGAGGCTAATGAGGAGCCTGAGCAGGAGACCGATGCGGAAGTTGTTGAAGAAGCTGCTGCAGAAGCTGCAGAAGAAGCCGCCGAAGATGCCTCTGAACAAGATGCCCAGCAGCCAGCTGAAGACACGCCGGCGGCTGAACAGCCCTCCGAGGCCACTGACGAGGCCGAAGAAGCTCCTGCAGAGCCATCTGCCGATGACGCTGCAGTAGAAGGCAGCGAAGCTGACGCCGGCGAGGCTGAAGCGTAA